The following proteins are co-located in the Bacteroidales bacterium genome:
- a CDS encoding coagulation factor 5/8 type domain-containing protein, which translates to MSGTKRILLLILLLVTGSLSSNCQIDLKKYNHQLLGENVFVFDPSMDMKDIQTVIDTLFKRQSARRSEFSKNRYALLFKPGTYNLDVKVDYYMHVAGLGQSPEDVVINGAVRSNTTHGNSVLTNFWRAVENMTIIPTAENTMIWGVSQAAPMRRVHIKGNLQLFDKGYASGGFLADSKVDGTVTSGPQQQWLSRNTDWKEWIGGNWNMMFIGVPNAPAGEWPEKPYTRIDRTPVIREKPYITSGKKGFEVMVPQLSSNTTGPTWTDSKRIDKPVNLKNFFIAKAGTDNSETINNALKEGKNLLFTPGIYYLNNTIKVTRPGTIIMGLGLPSLMPVNGTSAIELSDVDGITVCGITIDAGPKHSETLFIVGEKGSAKSHPVNPAFLYDIFFRVGGPAQGSATSCMIINSRNVYIDHIWLWRADHGNGVGWDKNRGANGLIVNGDDVTIYGLFNEHFQEYQTLWNGNNGKVYFYQSEMPYDPPTVDSWKHGDTYGYASYKVSDNVKSHEAWGIGIYNVFYDAPVIVDNAIETPPELESSIHNKIIFWLNGNKESVVKSIINGKGDAVNVNNRKSIMK; encoded by the coding sequence ATGAGTGGAACTAAACGTATACTGCTCCTGATACTTCTATTGGTAACAGGCTCATTAAGCAGTAATTGTCAGATTGATCTGAAGAAATATAATCACCAGCTTCTCGGGGAGAATGTATTTGTGTTTGATCCGTCGATGGATATGAAAGATATTCAGACAGTTATTGACACTTTATTTAAACGACAATCGGCACGAAGAAGTGAATTCAGCAAAAACAGGTATGCCCTGCTTTTCAAACCCGGAACGTATAATCTTGATGTAAAAGTAGATTATTATATGCATGTAGCAGGTCTGGGGCAATCGCCTGAAGATGTTGTTATTAACGGTGCGGTGAGATCAAATACCACTCATGGGAACAGTGTTCTGACAAACTTCTGGAGAGCAGTCGAGAACATGACAATTATCCCAACGGCAGAAAATACAATGATCTGGGGTGTTTCGCAGGCCGCACCAATGCGCCGGGTGCATATCAAGGGTAACCTTCAGCTTTTCGACAAAGGGTATGCCAGCGGCGGCTTTCTGGCTGATTCAAAAGTTGACGGAACTGTTACATCCGGTCCCCAGCAGCAGTGGCTCTCAAGGAACACAGACTGGAAAGAGTGGATTGGAGGCAACTGGAATATGATGTTTATAGGAGTACCCAATGCTCCCGCAGGGGAATGGCCCGAGAAGCCATATACAAGAATTGACAGAACCCCGGTGATTCGCGAAAAACCATACATCACATCAGGTAAAAAGGGATTTGAGGTTATGGTGCCACAGTTAAGTTCAAATACTACGGGACCAACATGGACCGACAGTAAAAGGATTGACAAACCGGTTAACCTGAAGAACTTCTTTATCGCAAAAGCCGGCACAGATAATTCCGAAACGATAAACAATGCACTTAAAGAGGGAAAAAACCTGCTGTTTACTCCGGGAATCTATTATCTGAATAATACAATAAAAGTTACACGTCCGGGAACAATTATTATGGGACTCGGACTTCCTTCACTTATGCCTGTAAACGGAACTTCAGCGATTGAATTATCTGATGTTGATGGCATTACTGTTTGCGGTATAACGATCGATGCCGGTCCAAAACATTCGGAGACTCTTTTTATTGTTGGAGAGAAAGGATCTGCAAAATCACACCCGGTTAATCCAGCCTTTCTGTATGATATTTTCTTCAGGGTTGGAGGACCTGCACAGGGATCTGCAACAAGCTGCATGATAATTAACAGCAGGAATGTTTATATTGATCATATATGGCTATGGAGGGCGGATCATGGTAACGGAGTCGGGTGGGATAAAAACAGAGGTGCAAACGGACTAATTGTAAATGGCGACGATGTGACAATATACGGACTGTTTAATGAGCATTTTCAGGAATACCAGACACTCTGGAACGGGAACAACGGGAAAGTATATTTTTATCAGAGTGAGATGCCCTATGATCCTCCGACAGTTGATTCATGGAAGCATGGTGATACATACGGATACGCTTCATATAAGGTATCTGATAATGTGAAAAGTCATGAAGCCTGGGGTATTGGGATCTACAATGTTTTCTATGACGCACCCGTTATTGTCGACAATGCTATTGAAACACCTCCTGAACTGGAAAGCAGTATCCATAACAAGATAATTTTCTGGTTAAACGGCAATAAGGAGAGTGTTGTAAAAAGTATAATAAACGGTAAGGGTGATGCGGTAAATGTCAATAACCGAAAGTCAATAATGAAATAA
- a CDS encoding twin-arginine translocation signal domain-containing protein: MKKSTISRRSFIGKTAAAAALAAVPFNYPFAIGSGSKKPNSKVGGVQLGLTTYCYRSIPHSLEETLQYVLQSGVNSLEMRSVLEEGLGIPQAARQARTGNLTEQEKAERAKAAQELREAQRKWRLSLPIAKYEEVRKMYNKAGVDIHIAKFVPSSWSDEEIDYAYKAAKALGAYGITDEFTDEASQRLGKFAEKHNSLAIYHTHGQFGMPGFDIDKYLGYSKANRLNLDVGHYYGSTGLHPNEIIIKYHDLIPSIHIKDKTGPKHATPNTNKPFGEGETPIADILLLLKKEKWPINVDLELEYTVPADSDPVKEVTKCIEYMRNILE, translated from the coding sequence ATGAAAAAATCAACAATTTCAAGACGAAGTTTTATCGGAAAAACTGCTGCAGCGGCGGCTTTGGCTGCAGTACCATTTAACTATCCGTTTGCAATCGGATCAGGTTCAAAGAAACCAAACTCAAAAGTTGGCGGTGTCCAGCTCGGATTAACAACCTATTGCTACCGAAGCATACCTCATTCGCTTGAGGAGACTCTTCAGTATGTGTTACAGTCAGGAGTAAACTCTCTTGAAATGAGAAGCGTACTTGAAGAAGGTCTTGGAATACCTCAGGCTGCCAGACAGGCACGCACTGGTAACCTTACCGAACAGGAAAAGGCTGAAAGGGCTAAAGCAGCTCAGGAGCTAAGAGAGGCACAGCGTAAATGGCGTTTATCTCTGCCAATTGCGAAGTATGAAGAAGTACGCAAGATGTACAACAAAGCAGGTGTTGATATACACATAGCCAAATTTGTACCATCTTCATGGTCGGATGAAGAGATTGATTACGCTTACAAAGCTGCAAAGGCTCTTGGAGCATATGGCATAACAGATGAATTCACAGATGAAGCCTCACAGCGACTCGGTAAATTCGCTGAGAAACATAACAGTCTGGCTATCTATCATACTCACGGACAGTTTGGTATGCCAGGATTTGATATCGACAAATATCTTGGATATTCTAAAGCCAACAGACTTAACCTCGACGTAGGGCATTATTATGGTTCAACCGGACTTCATCCAAATGAGATCATTATAAAATATCACGATCTTATTCCAAGTATTCATATTAAGGATAAGACCGGACCAAAACACGCCACACCAAACACAAATAAGCCATTTGGTGAGGGAGAAACACCAATTGCGGATATCCTGCTTCTTCTTAAGAAGGAGAAATGGCCGATAAATGTTGACCTTGAACTGGAATATACGGTACCTGCTGATTCTGACCCGGTTAAGGAGGTTACGAAGTGTATTGAATATATGAGGAACATTTTGGAATAG
- a CDS encoding thioredoxin domain-containing protein: protein MKSQESDKEYFRQNNLNKSSSPYLLQHTANPIWWQEWSSDAIHYAVAENKPIFVSVGYATCHWCHVMAAEAFSDEATATCLNNNFVSIKVDREQRPDIDQFMMDFINKQNGRGGWPLNVFLTPELRPIFALTYAPAASGNSLYSFLSVVEQVVAYFKTKGNKIPEFVCMEELPAFADENSLTETISKYYDSDFGGFGNGQKFPSHSTLLYLLYQAGIDNSPSIRTMVIKTLDAMYLGGLNDHLQGGIYRYCTDREWTIPHFEKMLYDQAMALWVYSLAFKVTQKAEYKEMAERIIHCLDDSFEQEGLYISAHDADTDHEEGATYIWSYDELTTILLPDELERFSASYYITRQGNFEGHNHLIRKNKASVRDIEDKLLSLRRKRIQPSRDEKVVSGINALVAISLIHAGRLLSKPDYEKKAALIVNNIMNRFWDGTSLGHSFFDGKLQNQSFLSDAGALLLAIAMLCEADNQYTKLMNQFKAYVESFRDGSKWIESESNDFPRVYSSWFDHPVPSGISLAEMGLTYVSIISGEEITGREYLQPFQSDFYNINVMMNNGFFHIITSKKPIPWNELPANSFQIRGEHETDCYMGTCSPL from the coding sequence ATGAAAAGTCAGGAGTCTGATAAAGAATACTTCAGGCAAAACAACCTCAATAAATCGTCTTCCCCTTACCTGCTTCAACATACAGCTAATCCTATCTGGTGGCAGGAGTGGAGTTCTGATGCTATACATTATGCAGTTGCAGAAAATAAGCCAATATTTGTTTCAGTCGGGTATGCAACGTGTCACTGGTGCCATGTTATGGCTGCTGAAGCTTTTTCCGATGAAGCTACCGCAACCTGTCTTAACAATAATTTCGTATCCATAAAAGTTGACCGTGAGCAGCGTCCAGATATAGACCAGTTTATGATGGATTTTATTAATAAGCAGAATGGCAGAGGCGGCTGGCCATTGAATGTCTTTTTAACACCTGAACTGCGACCCATTTTTGCACTGACTTATGCCCCTGCAGCATCGGGAAATTCATTGTATTCTTTTCTTTCAGTAGTTGAACAGGTTGTTGCATATTTTAAGACAAAAGGAAATAAAATTCCTGAATTTGTCTGTATGGAAGAACTACCCGCCTTTGCCGATGAAAACTCCCTTACTGAGACAATCTCAAAATATTATGATTCAGATTTTGGTGGCTTTGGGAACGGTCAGAAGTTTCCGTCTCACTCAACGTTATTGTACCTTCTTTATCAGGCTGGTATTGATAACAGCCCTTCAATCAGGACCATGGTAATCAAAACTCTTGATGCTATGTATCTTGGTGGTTTAAATGATCATCTTCAGGGAGGGATTTACAGATATTGTACCGACAGGGAGTGGACAATACCTCATTTTGAAAAGATGCTTTATGATCAGGCAATGGCATTGTGGGTTTACTCACTCGCCTTCAAAGTCACCCAAAAAGCAGAATATAAAGAAATGGCTGAAAGGATAATACATTGTCTGGATGATAGTTTTGAGCAGGAAGGATTATACATCTCGGCACATGATGCAGATACTGATCATGAAGAAGGAGCAACTTATATCTGGAGTTACGATGAACTGACCACAATTCTGCTTCCCGATGAGCTTGAGAGATTTTCAGCTTCATATTATATTACCAGACAGGGCAACTTTGAAGGGCACAATCACCTGATAAGAAAAAACAAAGCATCTGTCCGTGATATTGAGGATAAGCTGTTATCCCTGCGCAGAAAGCGGATCCAGCCTTCACGCGATGAAAAGGTAGTTAGTGGAATTAATGCACTTGTTGCTATATCTCTGATCCATGCAGGAAGACTACTTTCTAAACCGGATTATGAGAAGAAGGCTGCTTTAATCGTCAATAATATTATGAACAGGTTCTGGGACGGAACATCTCTTGGTCATTCATTCTTCGATGGTAAATTACAGAACCAGTCTTTTCTTTCTGATGCCGGAGCATTGCTTCTGGCGATTGCGATGCTTTGTGAAGCAGACAATCAGTACACAAAGCTAATGAACCAATTTAAGGCTTATGTTGAGTCTTTCAGAGATGGAAGTAAATGGATCGAGTCGGAAAGTAATGATTTTCCTCGAGTTTATTCATCATGGTTTGATCACCCCGTTCCATCAGGTATAAGCCTGGCAGAAATGGGACTTACTTATGTTTCTATAATTTCCGGAGAAGAGATAACCGGAAGGGAATATTTGCAGCCTTTTCAATCAGATTTCTACAATATCAATGTAATGATGAATAACGGATTCTTTCATATCATCACTTCAAAAAAACCAATTCCATGGAATGAGCTGCCTGCTAATTCATTTCAGATAAGAGGGGAGCATGAGACCGACTGTTATATGGGAACATGCAGCCCATTGTAA
- a CDS encoding NAD-dependent epimerase/dehydratase family protein → MQTILGANGTIGSLLAKDLRSYTDRIRLVSRNPKKVNDSDELFSADLGKSENVDKAVEGSDVVYLVVGFDYKTEVWQEKWPKLMRATIDACIKHKARLVFFDNVYMYDINAIPHMTEESAVNPPSRKGEVRRQIAQMLMDEVKAGRLMALIARSADFYGPNNEKSFINEMVIKSLRKGKAADWLLDTEKKHSFTFTPDAARATAILGNTDDAYNQVWHLPTDSNTLTGREFVGLFAKELNTKPRVRPMPMWLLKILGLFIPIMKEIQEMSYQYNRDYFFDSSKFDRKFNFKKTTYIEGVKECLKS, encoded by the coding sequence ATGCAAACAATATTAGGTGCCAACGGAACAATAGGTTCACTGCTGGCAAAAGATTTAAGGAGTTACACTGACAGGATAAGGCTGGTGAGCCGTAATCCGAAAAAGGTAAATGATTCGGATGAATTGTTTTCTGCTGATCTTGGCAAGTCAGAAAATGTAGACAAGGCAGTTGAAGGATCAGATGTGGTATACCTGGTAGTTGGATTTGACTATAAAACAGAAGTCTGGCAGGAGAAGTGGCCAAAGCTCATGAGGGCAACAATTGACGCCTGCATAAAGCATAAAGCGCGGCTCGTGTTTTTTGACAATGTTTATATGTACGACATTAACGCTATTCCTCATATGACTGAAGAATCAGCAGTAAATCCTCCCAGCAGAAAAGGTGAGGTGCGCAGACAGATTGCACAAATGCTTATGGATGAGGTTAAAGCCGGACGCCTCATGGCTCTTATTGCACGATCGGCTGATTTCTACGGACCGAACAATGAGAAGAGCTTTATCAACGAAATGGTTATCAAGAGTCTCAGAAAAGGGAAGGCGGCCGACTGGCTTCTTGATACTGAAAAGAAACACTCATTTACTTTCACGCCGGATGCAGCCAGGGCAACTGCAATTCTCGGAAATACTGATGATGCCTATAACCAGGTCTGGCATCTGCCAACTGACAGTAATACACTTACAGGAAGGGAGTTTGTCGGGCTTTTTGCAAAAGAATTGAATACAAAACCACGGGTCAGGCCAATGCCGATGTGGTTGTTAAAGATCCTAGGACTGTTTATACCAATCATGAAGGAGATACAGGAAATGAGCTACCAGTACAACAGGGACTATTTCTTTGACTCTTCCAAATTTGACAGGAAATTCAACTTTAAAAAAACAACATACATTGAGGGAGTGAAGGAATGTCTGAAGTCATAG
- a CDS encoding DEAD/DEAH box helicase, whose translation MHFESLDIIEPILRSIKEEGYTIPTPIQEQAIPIILRGTDLIGCAQTGTGKTCAFAVPILQLLSKNKAFDRKKKIRSLIVTPTRELAIQIEESFNAYGRYTGLNCTVVFGGVNQNPQTNALRNGVDILVATPGRLLDLMNQGHISLKDVEIFVLDEADRMLDMGFIHDVRKIISHLPQKRQSLFFSATMPPEIVKLAGSIVYKPVKVEVTPSASTVDIVDQYLYYIDKGNKNALLVDLLKDQKIKTALVFTRTKFGADKVVKVLKKKDITAEAIHGNKAQNARQRALSNFKAQTTRVLVATDIAARGIDVDDLEYVINYEIPNIPETYVHRIGRTGRAGANGTAISFCDAEEKAYIWDIEKLIAKQISVVEDHAYPLIDNNPVKAPKNQHGNHARPRSLPRNLIPDRRNVRR comes from the coding sequence ATGCATTTTGAATCATTAGACATTATTGAACCAATACTCAGATCAATTAAAGAAGAGGGCTACACAATACCTACACCGATACAGGAACAGGCAATACCAATTATACTAAGGGGCACAGACCTTATAGGATGCGCCCAGACTGGAACAGGAAAAACATGTGCTTTTGCAGTTCCGATTCTGCAGCTGCTTAGTAAAAACAAGGCATTTGACAGAAAGAAAAAGATCAGGAGCCTGATCGTTACACCAACCAGAGAACTTGCAATTCAGATTGAAGAGAGCTTTAACGCATATGGCCGTTATACCGGACTGAACTGTACAGTTGTTTTTGGAGGGGTAAACCAGAATCCCCAGACGAACGCATTAAGAAACGGAGTTGATATCCTTGTGGCAACACCGGGAAGACTGCTTGACCTTATGAATCAGGGACATATCTCACTCAAAGATGTTGAAATATTTGTCCTCGATGAGGCAGATCGCATGCTCGACATGGGCTTTATTCACGATGTAAGGAAGATAATTTCACACCTTCCCCAGAAGAGACAATCTCTCTTCTTTTCCGCTACAATGCCCCCGGAAATTGTAAAGCTGGCAGGTTCAATAGTATATAAACCGGTTAAAGTTGAAGTAACTCCTTCGGCTTCTACAGTTGATATTGTTGACCAATATCTGTATTACATCGATAAAGGAAACAAAAATGCACTGCTGGTTGATCTTTTAAAAGACCAGAAGATAAAGACCGCATTGGTATTTACCCGTACAAAATTTGGTGCTGATAAGGTAGTTAAGGTTCTTAAAAAGAAAGATATAACCGCCGAGGCGATACATGGTAATAAAGCACAGAATGCACGCCAGCGTGCACTGTCAAATTTCAAGGCACAAACAACACGTGTACTTGTTGCTACCGATATTGCAGCCCGCGGAATAGATGTCGACGATCTTGAATATGTGATCAACTATGAGATTCCTAATATTCCTGAAACTTATGTCCACAGAATTGGGCGAACAGGAAGGGCCGGTGCAAACGGAACAGCAATTTCATTCTGTGATGCTGAGGAAAAAGCATATATCTGGGATATCGAAAAGCTCATTGCCAAACAGATAAGTGTTGTTGAAGATCATGCTTATCCTCTGATCGACAATAATCCTGTTAAAGCACCTAAAAATCAGCATGGTAATCATGCCCGTCCGAGGAGTCTCCCAAGGAACCTTATTCCCGACAGGAGAAATGTAAGAAGATAA
- a CDS encoding thiol-disulfide oxidoreductase DCC family protein, whose protein sequence is MDHLPPILLFDGVCNLCNRLVVFVIRRDKNARIRFASLQSEAGKSLLSAAGLNPETVDTVVYLTGGKTFLRSSAILNLLNDLGGGLRLFYSLIIIPSFIRDFIYNLVARSRYRIFGKRESCMVPPKDIENRFIL, encoded by the coding sequence ATGGATCATTTACCTCCGATATTACTCTTCGATGGAGTTTGTAATCTCTGTAACAGGCTGGTAGTGTTTGTTATACGAAGGGATAAGAACGCCAGAATCAGATTTGCATCACTTCAGTCTGAAGCCGGAAAATCACTTCTGTCAGCAGCCGGATTAAATCCGGAAACTGTTGATACTGTTGTTTACCTTACTGGTGGTAAAACCTTTCTCAGATCTTCTGCAATACTCAATCTTCTGAACGATCTGGGCGGAGGCTTGAGACTGTTCTATTCCTTAATTATTATCCCGTCATTTATCCGCGATTTTATCTATAACCTGGTTGCCCGGAGCAGGTACCGTATTTTTGGGAAGAGAGAATCGTGCATGGTCCCGCCAAAAGATATTGAAAACAGGTTCATTTTGTGA
- a CDS encoding AGE family epimerase/isomerase yields MKNIFTSVFFIFFSFGILTGQTIALQKADQTRLNKLKTEVTENLTGNLLPYWSKYMVDNVNGGFYGRISGSDQVFPNEDKGGILNARILWTYSAAYRVTKDTSYLRLAARARDYIMANFIDREFGGAYRSVKASGEPSDTRKQTYTQSFFIYGLSEYSRATGDKAALKTAKEIFECFEKYVYDRESNGYFEVFTRDWQRSRDRLIGEKDDRDEKTMNTSLHLMEAYANLYRVWPDKRLESRLKNMVEIFLDKIVDGKTYHLICFMDRSWNPTSTVDSYGHDIEASWLIYEAATLLKDPVILKRARETCIRIADAASEGIMPDGSMIDEKNFATGELRTTRSWWPQVETVVGYLNAYELTGNTRYLDYCVNNWNYTKKHFIDTKNGGWYPSVNAEGVAGKGDKGGFWTCPYHNGRMCLEVIERVQMH; encoded by the coding sequence ATGAAAAACATTTTCACTTCAGTTTTCTTTATTTTTTTCTCGTTTGGCATTTTAACCGGTCAGACAATCGCATTACAAAAAGCTGATCAGACAAGGCTGAATAAACTGAAAACGGAAGTAACTGAAAATCTTACCGGGAACCTTTTGCCATACTGGTCAAAATACATGGTCGATAATGTCAATGGAGGATTCTACGGACGAATCAGCGGTTCCGACCAGGTATTCCCGAATGAAGATAAAGGTGGTATTCTGAATGCCCGTATCCTGTGGACATATTCAGCTGCCTACAGGGTGACAAAAGACACATCATACCTTCGTCTGGCTGCAAGAGCCAGAGATTATATTATGGCTAATTTCATCGACAGGGAATTTGGCGGAGCTTACAGAAGTGTTAAAGCCTCCGGGGAGCCTTCAGATACAAGGAAACAGACTTATACCCAGTCATTCTTTATTTATGGTTTGTCTGAATATTCAAGGGCAACAGGCGATAAGGCAGCTCTGAAAACAGCGAAAGAAATTTTTGAGTGTTTTGAAAAATACGTTTATGACAGGGAATCTAACGGGTACTTTGAGGTATTCACACGGGATTGGCAGCGTTCCAGAGACAGATTAATCGGCGAGAAAGACGACAGGGATGAAAAGACAATGAATACTTCACTTCATCTTATGGAAGCTTATGCAAATCTATATCGCGTTTGGCCCGATAAGAGACTGGAAAGCCGGTTGAAGAATATGGTCGAAATTTTTCTTGATAAAATTGTTGACGGTAAGACTTACCATCTGATCTGCTTCATGGACAGGAGCTGGAACCCGACATCAACAGTCGATTCATATGGTCACGATATAGAGGCTTCATGGCTGATTTATGAAGCAGCAACACTTCTGAAAGATCCCGTAATCCTGAAACGGGCCCGTGAAACCTGTATCAGGATAGCTGATGCCGCATCGGAAGGTATAATGCCCGACGGGAGTATGATTGATGAAAAAAACTTCGCTACAGGTGAATTGCGGACTACCCGGAGCTGGTGGCCTCAGGTTGAGACAGTTGTAGGGTATCTGAATGCTTATGAACTTACAGGTAATACCAGGTATCTCGATTATTGCGTCAATAACTGGAATTACACAAAAAAGCACTTTATCGATACAAAAAACGGCGGCTGGTATCCCTCCGTCAACGCTGAAGGTGTTGCAGGAAAAGGAGATAAGGGAGGATTCTGGACATGCCCTTATCACAACGGCAGGATGTGCCTCGAGGTTATTGAAAGAGTACAAATGCATTGA
- a CDS encoding TetR/AcrR family transcriptional regulator → MNYGIKSITMDDVSRELGVSKKTLYQFVTDKDDLVGKFIDNEIAIRQEEICKCFRTGLNAIEELFEISIFMNKIMRNQNPATEYDLKKYYPEHYQKIVKARREGIYSYILTNLKNGKKEGLYRDDLNNEIIARLYLSRAESIHTNDLFTIEEFTSHELFIELIKYHVRGIATQKGIDVLEQKINEVETNNDK, encoded by the coding sequence ATGAACTACGGTATAAAAAGTATTACCATGGATGATGTATCGCGTGAGCTTGGTGTGTCTAAAAAGACTCTTTATCAGTTTGTTACAGACAAAGATGATTTGGTTGGAAAATTTATTGATAACGAAATAGCGATCAGGCAGGAGGAGATCTGCAAATGTTTCAGAACAGGTTTGAATGCTATCGAAGAGCTCTTCGAGATTTCGATTTTCATGAACAAAATTATGCGTAATCAGAACCCTGCCACCGAATATGACCTTAAAAAGTATTACCCTGAGCACTATCAGAAAATTGTTAAGGCACGACGGGAGGGAATATACAGCTACATTCTTACTAACCTGAAAAATGGCAAGAAGGAAGGGTTGTATCGTGATGATCTTAATAATGAGATAATTGCCAGACTCTATTTGTCAAGGGCTGAGAGTATTCATACAAATGATCTGTTCACAATTGAAGAGTTTACTTCCCATGAACTGTTTATAGAGCTGATAAAATATCATGTCAGAGGAATAGCTACTCAAAAGGGAATTGATGTTCTGGAACAAAAAATTAATGAAGTGGAAACTAACAACGATAAATAA
- a CDS encoding TolC family protein, which produces MNLILKFFLPFVILGFVRDGFGQDQNETLKLSVSEAQAYALQNNRSVQSAKIDIKLADKKVWETIAIGLPQFGLSANYQHQFVIPQLSFGPYLDINSLPGGGVTLTKDDFVNAYKPSPAVSLGVPDNTTFDFTLSQLIFSGEYLVGLQAMKVLKEVSVKNLVKTEGQTKELVAGTYSLVLVLSESIRVLDESLKVIDKTYNDLMKMNQQGFNEESDVDQIKISKSNIQTLIKSLESQKEVSMKLLKFQLGIEFTQNLVLTDTLPGIINQGNIQYLSDQVFDVENTVDYKMVDNLEKISALTLKREQSKYLPTISAFYRRHEQTHQPSFNFQVKDLVGVGLTMPIFTSGQRSAKISQARFDLEKSRLNKETAGQGLILEFETAINNYQTAFSNFSVNRESMILSKKVFDKTVIKYREGISSSFDIAQSQNQMLTAESNYYTSVLSLLTAKAKLDRILSIN; this is translated from the coding sequence ATGAATTTAATACTGAAATTTTTTCTGCCATTTGTTATTCTGGGATTTGTCAGAGACGGATTTGGTCAGGATCAAAATGAAACTCTGAAACTATCTGTCTCTGAAGCACAGGCATATGCACTTCAGAACAATCGTTCAGTGCAGTCGGCGAAGATTGATATTAAGCTTGCTGATAAAAAGGTCTGGGAAACAATTGCCATCGGCCTGCCGCAGTTTGGTCTGTCAGCAAACTACCAGCATCAATTTGTTATTCCCCAACTGAGCTTTGGTCCTTATCTCGACATAAATTCGCTCCCCGGAGGCGGAGTTACCCTTACCAAAGATGATTTTGTAAACGCTTACAAGCCTTCTCCTGCTGTTTCTCTGGGAGTCCCCGACAATACAACATTTGATTTTACACTTTCACAGCTTATTTTCAGCGGTGAATATCTGGTCGGACTTCAGGCAATGAAGGTACTAAAAGAGGTATCTGTAAAAAATCTTGTTAAAACCGAGGGTCAGACAAAAGAATTAGTGGCAGGTACTTACTCACTTGTTCTGGTCTTAAGCGAAAGCATCAGGGTTTTGGATGAGAGTCTGAAAGTGATAGACAAGACGTATAATGATCTGATGAAGATGAATCAGCAGGGCTTCAACGAAGAGTCTGATGTTGACCAGATAAAGATCAGCAAATCTAATATACAAACTCTGATTAAGTCTCTCGAATCGCAGAAAGAAGTCTCAATGAAACTGCTGAAATTCCAGCTTGGCATTGAATTCACACAAAACCTCGTACTTACAGATACTCTTCCTGGAATAATAAATCAGGGTAATATCCAGTATCTGTCAGATCAGGTCTTTGATGTAGAGAACACTGTTGACTATAAAATGGTTGACAATCTTGAAAAGATCTCGGCACTGACTCTAAAACGCGAACAGTCGAAATATTTGCCAACAATATCAGCTTTCTATCGCCGGCATGAACAGACTCATCAGCCATCATTTAATTTCCAGGTAAAGGATCTGGTAGGTGTAGGATTAACTATGCCGATTTTTACCAGCGGTCAGAGGAGTGCAAAAATCAGTCAGGCAAGATTCGATCTTGAAAAATCGCGGCTGAATAAAGAAACGGCAGGTCAGGGTTTAATACTGGAGTTTGAAACTGCTATCAATAACTACCAGACCGCATTCAGTAACTTCTCAGTTAACAGGGAAAGTATGATACTCAGCAAAAAGGTATTTGATAAAACTGTTATCAAGTATCGCGAGGGCATCTCCTCAAGTTTTGATATTGCGCAAAGCCAGAACCAGATGCTTACCGCAGAGTCAAACTACTATACATCGGTGCTTTCGCTCCTGACAGCCAAGGCAAAACTCGATCGTATTTTAAGCATAAATTAA